One part of the Streptococcus sp. oral taxon 431 genome encodes these proteins:
- a CDS encoding thrombospondin type 3 repeat-containing protein codes for MEAIYQRDSDQDGLTDAQELALGTNPISADSDGDGRSDLVEVEEGTNPLEKDLQDIDQTSITEPSSVFMEMKQKISDMMESHYKEFIQALISIETGIENQQDLEDLYTYYMRTDSVSLLSSDLETSPQEVEMEIEL; via the coding sequence ATGGAAGCCATTTATCAACGTGATTCGGATCAAGATGGACTAACTGATGCTCAAGAATTAGCGCTAGGAACCAATCCTATTAGCGCAGATTCTGATGGTGATGGTCGTTCAGATTTAGTGGAAGTAGAAGAAGGAACCAATCCCTTAGAAAAGGATTTACAAGACATAGACCAAACAAGTATAACTGAACCATCTTCAGTATTTATGGAAATGAAACAAAAGATTTCAGATATGATGGAGAGTCACTACAAGGAATTTATACAGGCTCTGATTAGTATTGAAACAGGGATTGAAAACCAACAAGACCTAGAAGACTTATATACTTACTACATGAGAACAGATTCTGTTTCTCTTTTGTCTAGTGATTTAGAAACCAGTCCTCAAGAGGTTGAAATGGAGATAGAGTTGTAG
- a CDS encoding ABC transporter ATP-binding protein has protein sequence MIELKNISKKFGSRQLFSDINLHFEGGKIYALIGTSGCGKTTLLNMIGRLEPYDKGQIIYDGTSLKDIKPSVFFRDYLGYLFQDFGLIESQTVKENLNLGLVGKKLKEKEKLSLMKQALNRVNLSYLDLKQPIFELSGGEAQRVALAKIILKDPPLILADEPTASLDPKNSEELLSILESLKNPNRTIIIATHNPLIWEQVDQVIRVTDLSHR, from the coding sequence ATGATTGAACTAAAGAATATATCTAAAAAATTTGGAAGCCGTCAGCTATTTTCAGATATTAATCTTCATTTTGAAGGTGGGAAAATTTATGCCTTAATCGGTACAAGTGGCTGTGGTAAGACAACACTCTTGAATATGATTGGACGATTAGAGCCATATGACAAAGGGCAAATCATCTATGATGGCACCTCTCTTAAAGACATTAAGCCCTCTGTTTTCTTTAGAGATTACTTGGGATATTTATTTCAAGATTTTGGCTTAATTGAAAGCCAAACCGTCAAAGAGAATCTCAATCTGGGTTTAGTTGGTAAAAAGTTGAAAGAAAAAGAGAAACTCTCTTTGATGAAACAAGCTCTAAACCGTGTAAACCTCTCTTATTTGGATTTAAAGCAACCTATATTTGAGTTATCAGGAGGAGAAGCACAACGTGTTGCACTAGCGAAGATAATTTTAAAAGATCCGCCTTTGATTCTTGCAGATGAACCAACCGCTTCGCTAGACCCCAAAAACTCTGAGGAATTACTCTCTATCCTAGAATCTTTAAAAAATCCGAATCGAACCATTATTATTGCGACCCACAATCCTCTTATTTGGGAGCAAGTGGACCAAGTCATTCGAGTTACCGATTTATCACATAGATGA
- the ltrA gene encoding group II intron reverse transcriptase/maturase: MTKPKNDDKLLKHQKLRYAEYYGMTEIFDDLYSKSQKGFSFKNLMNIIISPENILLAYRTIKRNGGSQTEGVDGVTIKDLENLTQEDFISKVQRRFQYYRPRKVRRVEIPKPNGKKRPLGIPSMWDRVAQQCILQVLDPICEAKFYKHSYGFRPLRSADNAIMDCMYRMNKSHMTYVVDVDIKGFFDEVNHTKLMRQIWTLGIRDKQLLVIIRKMLKAPIVLPNGKVTYPTKGTPQGGILSPLLANINLNEFDWWIGRQWEERDCKELVPQYNSKGTRHKSHVYRKLRTSTTLKEVYIVRYADDFKIFCRNRNEAERTFKAVKLWLKERLNLPISEEKSQITNLRKKSSEFLGITLKLVSKNNRLVCFSHIASKAKKRIKHQLKQQMKLIQIKGAKETIIREIQKYNSMVIGIHNYYSMATHVSKDLEEIHYQLYLSFKNRLQAKGLTKIGEYKGKDKGLLPYLQSQNIRYLMGYPILPISYVKTRTLKGRNKNLNRYTPEGRKLIHKQQESVETWKLKWLREHSIINKRATVEYNDNRISLFVAQKGKCAVTGQELDMDDIHCHHKRPWLETKDDSYRNLIIVGRDIHRLIHATNEKVIKNLFQLLNLSDTGLTKLNQLRELAGNSPLLKENLNLEQLC; encoded by the coding sequence ATGACGAAACCAAAAAATGATGACAAACTATTAAAACATCAAAAACTAAGGTATGCGGAATACTATGGCATGACCGAGATATTTGATGATTTATATTCCAAAAGTCAAAAGGGATTCAGTTTTAAGAACTTAATGAACATTATCATATCTCCCGAGAATATACTGCTCGCTTATCGTACCATAAAGCGGAATGGTGGTAGTCAAACCGAAGGAGTAGATGGTGTTACCATTAAAGATTTAGAAAATCTGACCCAAGAAGACTTTATCTCTAAAGTTCAAAGAAGATTTCAATATTATAGACCCAGAAAAGTCAGAAGAGTAGAGATTCCTAAGCCAAATGGGAAGAAACGACCACTTGGCATTCCCTCGATGTGGGACAGAGTGGCCCAACAGTGTATTTTACAAGTGTTGGATCCAATCTGTGAAGCGAAATTTTACAAACACAGTTATGGATTTAGACCCTTAAGGTCGGCTGATAACGCTATTATGGACTGTATGTATCGTATGAATAAAAGTCATATGACTTATGTCGTTGACGTTGATATTAAAGGCTTTTTTGATGAAGTGAATCATACTAAGTTAATGCGTCAAATCTGGACATTAGGTATCAGGGACAAACAACTTCTAGTGATTATTCGAAAAATGTTAAAAGCACCAATTGTTCTTCCGAATGGAAAAGTGACATATCCAACTAAGGGCACACCACAAGGAGGTATCTTATCTCCACTACTTGCCAATATCAATCTCAATGAATTTGATTGGTGGATAGGACGACAATGGGAAGAAAGAGATTGTAAGGAATTAGTTCCTCAATATAATTCCAAGGGAACAAGACACAAGTCACATGTTTACAGAAAGCTGCGAACTTCAACGACGCTAAAAGAAGTTTATATTGTCCGATATGCGGATGATTTTAAAATCTTTTGTCGAAATAGGAATGAGGCAGAGCGAACGTTTAAGGCTGTAAAATTGTGGTTAAAAGAACGACTTAACCTCCCTATTTCAGAGGAAAAATCTCAAATTACCAATCTGAGAAAGAAAAGCAGTGAATTCCTTGGGATTACTTTAAAGCTAGTTTCTAAGAATAATCGTTTGGTTTGTTTCTCTCATATTGCATCAAAAGCCAAGAAACGTATTAAACATCAACTGAAACAACAGATGAAATTGATACAAATTAAAGGTGCTAAAGAAACAATTATTCGTGAAATACAGAAGTATAATAGTATGGTTATCGGTATTCATAACTATTATAGTATGGCAACACATGTGAGTAAGGATTTAGAAGAAATTCATTATCAGCTTTATCTCTCTTTTAAAAATCGATTGCAGGCGAAAGGTCTGACAAAAATAGGAGAATACAAGGGAAAAGATAAAGGACTTCTCCCCTACCTCCAATCTCAAAATATTCGGTACTTAATGGGTTATCCAATTCTTCCAATTAGCTATGTCAAGACGAGAACACTAAAAGGAAGAAATAAGAATCTGAATAGGTATACTCCCGAGGGGAGAAAATTGATTCATAAACAACAGGAATCTGTTGAAACATGGAAATTAAAATGGCTGAGAGAACACTCAATTATAAATAAGCGTGCAACAGTTGAATACAATGATAATCGAATTTCTTTATTTGTAGCTCAAAAAGGGAAATGTGCTGTAACCGGTCAGGAATTGGATATGGATGATATTCATTGTCACCATAAGAGACCGTGGTTAGAAACAAAGGATGACTCTTATAGGAACCTTATCATTGTTGGACGAGATATTCATCGCCTGATTCACGCAACAAATGAGAAGGTTATCAAAAATCTCTTTCAGCTTTTGAATTTGAGTGATACAGGACTGACCAAATTAAATCAGTTGCGCGAACTTGCAGGAAATTCACCATTATTGAAAGAAAATTTGAACTTAGAACAATTATGTTAA
- a CDS encoding bacteriocin-associated integral membrane family protein: MKKLFICLSTIFLSCFFIWIIILRAPQYLYTSYDSVTLLRVKKGAQEPTREEFERELEKFASSEQSLIARRIVEPSKDGSTNFTYATYGQGSLPKEFQVASQESRERSDPLNSYLLLSGSLTKEKLAAKLDDLGYKAIADRKTPPYLLAFWIALNPLLLISLAIFGLAFFAMVIITRIKEMRAAGLQLFSGQTLLSIIGSALYDDVKWLCLAGGGSLIVGGAVLLGQGLFYSVLLATFSIGVGLYLLFLLGISLVLSLLYLMSLSYKALVPVLKGRLPLKRLMTLTLLCQLVAVFTVGYAVKTGLTSYQRLQELQLSKQAWEDRADYYQISFGIGDRGKNAENQSKWYAFAKEAIEEEQALYVKDNLFHFANPQGKNEQGETLDTYSPDANTLYVSPSYLEKEKVVVDAETKQKLAHLQKGEFILLLPEHLRSREAELKKIFEERLSYYGKSGEEASAPLDYEMKAHVSYLSMGEKRFVYNNGENPVSTQYLTDPILVVFTPTSTGDSFTSLSSWSINAAKNIFVKGYEDGIKLLKNAEIYDQVSYLKEGRSVYLARYYEVQTETLTLILGAIIGIASSLLLFYSVNLLYFEQFRREILIKRISGLRFFETHAQYMISQFASFVFGASLFIWRSRDVMIGLVTLSIFLVIAILTLYRQAQKESRVSMTIMKGK; this comes from the coding sequence ATGAAGAAACTATTTATTTGCTTGTCTACTATTTTTCTCAGTTGCTTCTTCATTTGGATTATTATCTTACGTGCCCCTCAGTATCTCTATACTAGTTATGACTCCGTTACCCTGCTACGTGTTAAAAAGGGGGCACAAGAGCCGACTCGTGAGGAGTTTGAGCGAGAGTTGGAGAAGTTTGCAAGCTCGGAGCAGAGTTTGATTGCCAGACGGATAGTAGAGCCGAGTAAGGATGGAAGCACCAACTTCACCTATGCGACCTATGGTCAGGGAAGCTTGCCAAAAGAGTTTCAAGTGGCCAGCCAAGAAAGCCGAGAACGGAGCGATCCTCTCAATAGCTACCTTCTCTTATCTGGTTCATTGACCAAGGAAAAATTAGCTGCAAAATTAGATGATTTAGGTTATAAAGCGATTGCAGACCGCAAAACTCCTCCGTATCTTTTAGCTTTTTGGATTGCTTTAAATCCGTTGTTGTTGATTAGTTTAGCTATATTTGGATTAGCTTTCTTTGCTATGGTGATTATCACTCGGATTAAGGAGATGCGGGCTGCAGGGCTTCAGCTCTTTTCAGGACAGACCCTCTTGTCCATTATAGGAAGCGCCTTATACGATGACGTCAAGTGGCTTTGCTTAGCTGGGGGGGGATCCCTTATAGTGGGAGGTGCTGTACTCCTCGGCCAAGGGCTCTTTTATTCCGTTCTTTTAGCAACCTTTAGTATCGGAGTGGGGCTTTATCTTCTCTTTTTATTGGGAATTTCGCTCGTACTGAGCCTGCTCTACTTGATGAGCTTGAGCTACAAGGCTTTGGTTCCTGTGTTAAAAGGACGTTTGCCCCTCAAACGTTTGATGACCTTGACCTTGCTATGTCAGTTGGTTGCTGTCTTTACAGTAGGTTATGCAGTCAAGACTGGCTTGACTTCTTACCAGCGTTTACAGGAACTCCAGCTATCCAAGCAAGCTTGGGAAGATCGAGCAGATTATTACCAAATTTCCTTTGGGATCGGTGATAGAGGAAAAAATGCGGAAAATCAGAGCAAGTGGTATGCCTTTGCCAAGGAAGCAATCGAAGAAGAACAAGCCCTTTATGTAAAGGATAATCTGTTCCATTTTGCCAATCCACAAGGAAAAAATGAACAGGGAGAGACATTGGATACCTATAGTCCGGATGCTAATACGCTCTATGTTAGTCCCAGTTATTTGGAGAAGGAAAAGGTCGTGGTAGATGCTGAGACCAAACAGAAGTTAGCCCATCTCCAAAAAGGTGAGTTTATTCTCTTGCTCCCAGAACATTTGCGCTCTCGAGAAGCAGAACTAAAAAAAATCTTTGAAGAAAGATTGAGTTATTATGGAAAATCTGGTGAGGAGGCAAGTGCTCCTTTGGATTATGAGATGAAAGCGCACGTTAGTTATCTTTCAATGGGAGAAAAGCGGTTTGTTTATAATAACGGTGAGAATCCCGTATCCACTCAGTATTTGACTGATCCGATTTTAGTGGTATTCACGCCGACTTCTACAGGTGATAGTTTTACATCCTTATCTAGTTGGTCTATCAATGCTGCTAAGAATATTTTTGTCAAAGGATATGAAGATGGGATTAAACTCTTGAAAAATGCAGAAATTTATGATCAAGTCTCCTATCTCAAGGAGGGACGAAGTGTTTACCTCGCACGTTACTATGAGGTTCAAACAGAAACTCTAACCCTTATTTTAGGAGCTATTATTGGAATCGCGAGTTCTTTGCTTCTCTTTTATTCTGTGAATCTTCTTTATTTTGAACAATTCCGTCGTGAGATTTTGATTAAACGAATTTCTGGTTTGCGATTTTTTGAAACACACGCTCAGTATATGATTAGTCAATTTGCTAGTTTTGTATTCGGTGCGAGTCTCTTTATTTGGCGTAGTCGGGATGTGATGATTGGATTGGTAACTTTATCAATCTTCCTCGTTATTGCTATACTGACTCTCTACCGTCAAGCACAGAAAGAATCTCGTGTTTCTATGACCATTATGAAAGGAAAATAG
- a CDS encoding lactococcin 972 family bacteriocin yields the protein MKTKKNRLLALALISSFTLMGAVSAAVQYPDGGVWTYGEGSGGGWAFSNYYHGKKYHYSSIVSRWDSDSDKGEAPAGKTSYAWIWTKWGEQVSFYYDYD from the coding sequence ATGAAAACGAAAAAAAATAGATTACTCGCTCTAGCTCTTATTTCAAGCTTTACATTAATGGGAGCTGTATCTGCCGCAGTGCAGTATCCTGATGGTGGTGTTTGGACCTATGGTGAGGGTTCTGGAGGAGGATGGGCTTTTTCAAATTACTACCATGGTAAAAAATACCATTATTCATCTATCGTGAGCAGATGGGATAGTGATTCTGATAAAGGAGAAGCTCCTGCTGGAAAAACTTCCTACGCATGGATTTGGACCAAATGGGGAGAACAAGTATCATTTTACTATGATTATGACTAA